One Curtobacterium sp. MCLR17_007 DNA window includes the following coding sequences:
- a CDS encoding Rv3654c family TadE-like protein, with translation MSTGGRGDRGSATVVMVAVVAVVLALVSALVTAAAVRGGTVRAQGAADAGALSGAAALVGLVPGGPCAVADTAVTASGAVLASCETASGVVRVAVTVHSGPFAVDADAVAGPAPPTPHRQR, from the coding sequence GTGAGCACCGGCGGCCGCGGTGACCGGGGCTCGGCCACCGTGGTGATGGTCGCGGTCGTCGCGGTGGTGCTCGCGCTCGTCAGCGCCCTGGTGACCGCGGCCGCCGTCCGGGGCGGCACGGTCCGGGCACAGGGTGCTGCCGACGCGGGGGCGCTCTCCGGTGCCGCGGCACTCGTCGGCCTCGTCCCGGGGGGCCCCTGCGCTGTCGCCGACACCGCGGTCACCGCCTCCGGAGCGGTCCTCGCGTCCTGCGAGACCGCGAGTGGCGTGGTCCGGGTGGCCGTCACGGTCCACTCCGGACCGTTCGCGGTCGACGCGGACGCGGTGGCCGGTCCCGCCCCTCCCACGCCGCACCGTCAGCGATGA
- a CDS encoding TadE/TadG family type IV pilus assembly protein, with product MTVEFALALPVVAVVVTVAVAGVLLVDTQGRLQLAAATASRAIGRGDAATGQAALAGLGTGTSSAVTHRDGLVCVRVERQPAGPLPVVLRGDACAANGGG from the coding sequence GTGACCGTCGAGTTCGCACTCGCGCTCCCCGTCGTCGCGGTGGTCGTCACGGTCGCCGTCGCGGGGGTCCTCCTCGTCGACACCCAAGGGCGACTGCAGCTCGCAGCGGCCACCGCGTCGCGAGCGATCGGGCGCGGCGACGCCGCCACCGGGCAGGCGGCGCTCGCGGGTCTCGGCACCGGCACCTCCAGCGCCGTGACCCACCGTGACGGCCTGGTGTGCGTCCGGGTCGAACGGCAGCCCGCCGGGCCGCTGCCGGTGGTCCTGCGGGGCGACGCGTGCGCCGCGAACGGCGGCGGGTGA
- a CDS encoding DUF4244 domain-containing protein: protein MRADELRADEPGPDALRADDRGSATAEYAVVILAAVAFAGVLVAVMRSGEVQSILTDLVRGALSL from the coding sequence CTGCGCGCCGACGAACTCCGCGCCGACGAGCCCGGTCCGGACGCCCTGCGTGCTGACGACCGGGGGTCGGCGACGGCGGAGTACGCGGTCGTCATCCTCGCGGCGGTCGCGTTCGCCGGCGTCCTCGTCGCCGTGATGCGCTCCGGCGAGGTCCAGTCGATCCTGACCGACCTCGTCCGCGGTGCGCTCTCGCTGTGA
- a CDS encoding TadA family conjugal transfer-associated ATPase: MHRHRADPALFLPGHATPTRIRSGPDPLVFEELAPLVHDDTVTDVLVQGGAGVWVDRGAGLVRTGTRLDERRTRELATSLVAAGGRHVDETTPVADVRHGDGIRVHVVLAPVAVGGTAISIRLPRGRRPTLDDLDRSHTFDRVPRRVVEDAVRLRRNVLVSGATGSGKTTLLGAMLARVPHGERIVTVEDVAELRVDHPHVVALEARQANAEGAGALGLDRLVREALRMRPDRLVVGECRGAEVRELMSALNTGHDGGAGTVHANGLDDVPARLEALGGLAGLEPTVLARQAVSAFDLVLHVERRRGVRRLGAAGQLRLERGGRLAVDCVTGGATSTTRRG; this comes from the coding sequence ATGCACCGTCATCGCGCCGATCCCGCACTGTTCCTCCCCGGCCACGCCACTCCCACCCGGATCCGGTCCGGACCCGACCCGCTGGTGTTCGAGGAACTCGCACCACTGGTGCACGACGACACGGTCACGGACGTGCTCGTCCAGGGCGGCGCCGGGGTGTGGGTCGACCGCGGGGCCGGGCTGGTCCGGACCGGCACCCGTCTGGACGAACGGCGCACCCGCGAGCTCGCGACGAGCCTGGTCGCGGCGGGCGGTCGGCACGTCGACGAGACGACCCCGGTGGCCGACGTCCGACACGGGGACGGCATCCGCGTCCACGTCGTGCTCGCGCCGGTCGCGGTCGGGGGCACGGCGATCTCGATCCGACTGCCCCGCGGCCGCCGACCGACGCTCGACGACCTGGATCGGTCGCACACGTTCGACCGGGTCCCGCGTCGGGTCGTGGAGGACGCCGTGCGCCTGCGGCGGAACGTGCTGGTCTCCGGGGCGACCGGCAGCGGCAAGACCACCCTGCTCGGCGCCATGCTCGCCCGGGTCCCGCACGGCGAACGCATCGTGACGGTCGAGGACGTCGCCGAGCTCCGCGTCGACCACCCGCACGTCGTCGCACTCGAGGCGCGCCAGGCCAACGCGGAGGGCGCCGGGGCGCTCGGCCTCGACCGGCTCGTGCGCGAGGCGCTCCGCATGCGTCCGGACCGACTCGTCGTGGGCGAGTGCCGCGGGGCCGAGGTGCGCGAGCTCATGTCGGCGCTCAACACCGGGCACGACGGGGGTGCGGGGACCGTGCACGCCAACGGTCTCGACGACGTCCCCGCGCGGCTCGAGGCGCTCGGGGGACTGGCAGGGCTCGAGCCCACCGTGCTGGCGCGCCAGGCCGTCAGCGCCTTCGACCTGGTCCTCCACGTCGAACGCCGTCGCGGGGTACGCCGACTCGGGGCGGCGGGGCAGCTGCGTCTCGAACGGGGAGGGCGGCTCGCGGTCGACTGTGTGACCGGGGGAGCGACGTCGACCACGCGCCGCGGGTGA
- the acs gene encoding acetate--CoA ligase, with product MSTPTQVDPRNDDAAAGTTDAAADTERTFPPSPEFVADAVAHEDLHDAARSDRPAFWGEQARTLLDWRTPFTQTLDWSGAPFATWFADGTLNVAENCLDRHVRAGNGDRVAIHFEGAPGDTRRITYAELTADVQRAANMLTDLGVTQGDRVVVYMPLIPEAVVTMLAVARIGAVHSVVFGGFSAESLRARIEDAGAKLVVTADGGWRRGAVAPLKPAVDEALAGEGTDSVEHVLVVRRGGNEVAWDDARDLWWHDVFATADAHHDLQAFPAENPLFILYTSGTTGKPKGIVHTSGGYLTQATYTHRNVFDIHPDKDVYWCTADIGWITGHTYVVYGPLANGVTQVLYEGTPDEPQPGRWWDIVDSYGVTVLYTAPTAVRAAMKGGRQVPDSRSLDSLRLLGSVGEPINPEAWHWFRQVIGHDRTPIVDTWWQTETGAIMISALPGVTKLKPGAAQTPLPGIVAEIVDEDGHRADPGESGYLTITEPWPSMARGIWNDPDRFVETYWDRFPGRYFAGDGARLDGQGDIWVQGRVDDVMNVSGHRLSTAEIESALVGHEGVAEAAVVGAADETTGQAIVAFVILTTEAADGVDRDAVAAELRAWVGTRIGAIAKPKQVVIVPELPKTRSGKIMRRLLRDAAEGRKIGDTTTLADPTIMATIADLM from the coding sequence ATGTCCACTCCGACCCAGGTCGACCCCCGCAACGACGACGCAGCAGCCGGCACCACCGACGCCGCAGCCGATACCGAGCGGACCTTCCCCCCGTCCCCTGAGTTCGTCGCCGACGCCGTCGCGCACGAGGACCTGCACGACGCCGCGCGCTCCGACCGCCCGGCGTTCTGGGGCGAGCAGGCACGGACGCTGCTGGACTGGCGGACCCCGTTCACGCAGACCCTGGACTGGTCTGGAGCCCCCTTCGCGACGTGGTTCGCGGACGGCACGCTCAACGTCGCGGAGAACTGCCTGGACCGCCACGTCCGTGCCGGCAACGGGGACCGGGTCGCGATCCACTTCGAGGGCGCTCCCGGCGACACCCGTCGCATCACGTACGCCGAGCTCACCGCCGACGTGCAACGCGCTGCGAACATGCTGACCGACCTGGGCGTCACGCAGGGCGACCGCGTCGTCGTCTACATGCCGCTCATCCCCGAGGCCGTCGTGACGATGCTCGCCGTGGCCCGCATCGGCGCCGTGCACTCGGTCGTCTTCGGCGGGTTCAGCGCCGAGAGCCTCCGCGCCCGCATCGAGGACGCCGGCGCGAAGCTCGTGGTCACCGCCGACGGCGGCTGGCGCCGCGGGGCCGTCGCCCCGCTGAAGCCGGCGGTCGACGAAGCGCTGGCGGGCGAGGGCACCGACAGCGTGGAGCACGTGCTGGTCGTCCGTCGCGGCGGCAACGAGGTCGCGTGGGACGACGCGCGGGACCTGTGGTGGCACGACGTGTTCGCCACCGCCGACGCGCACCACGACCTGCAGGCCTTCCCGGCCGAGAACCCGCTGTTCATCCTGTACACCTCGGGCACGACCGGGAAGCCGAAGGGCATCGTGCACACGTCCGGCGGCTACCTGACGCAGGCCACGTACACGCACCGCAACGTCTTCGACATCCACCCCGACAAAGACGTGTACTGGTGCACGGCCGACATCGGGTGGATCACCGGGCACACGTACGTCGTCTACGGCCCGCTGGCCAACGGCGTCACCCAGGTGCTCTACGAGGGCACGCCGGACGAGCCGCAGCCCGGTCGGTGGTGGGACATCGTCGACTCCTACGGCGTGACCGTCCTCTACACCGCCCCGACCGCCGTCCGCGCGGCGATGAAGGGCGGCCGCCAGGTCCCCGACTCCCGCAGCCTCGACAGCCTCCGCCTGCTCGGCAGCGTCGGTGAGCCGATCAACCCCGAGGCCTGGCACTGGTTCCGCCAGGTCATCGGCCACGACCGCACCCCGATCGTCGACACGTGGTGGCAGACCGAGACCGGCGCAATCATGATCTCCGCCCTGCCCGGCGTCACGAAGCTGAAGCCCGGTGCCGCCCAGACGCCGCTGCCCGGCATCGTCGCCGAGATCGTCGACGAGGACGGCCACCGCGCCGACCCGGGCGAGAGCGGCTACCTCACCATCACCGAACCGTGGCCGTCCATGGCCCGTGGCATCTGGAACGACCCGGACCGGTTCGTCGAGACGTACTGGGACCGCTTCCCCGGCCGCTACTTCGCCGGTGACGGGGCACGCCTCGACGGCCAGGGCGACATCTGGGTGCAGGGCCGGGTCGACGACGTCATGAACGTCTCGGGCCACCGGCTCTCGACGGCCGAGATCGAGTCGGCACTCGTCGGCCACGAGGGCGTCGCCGAGGCGGCCGTCGTGGGTGCCGCCGACGAGACCACCGGGCAGGCGATCGTCGCGTTCGTCATCCTGACCACCGAAGCGGCCGACGGCGTCGACCGCGACGCCGTCGCCGCCGAGCTCCGCGCCTGGGTCGGGACCCGGATCGGCGCGATCGCGAAGCCCAAGCAGGTCGTCATCGTGCCGGAGCTGCCGAAGACGCGGTCCGGCAAGATCATGCGCCGGCTGCTCCGCGACGCGGCCGAGGGCCGGAAGATCGGTGACACGACCACACTGGCCGACCCGACGATCATGGCGACCATCGCTGATCTGATGTAG
- a CDS encoding RidA family protein — translation MSVSDRLAELGLTIPSVAAPVAAYVPAVVTGQYVYTAGQLPFVDGALPVTGKVGSDVDAETATAQARQAALNGLAAVASVAGSLDRVARVVKVTVFVASDPSFTGQPGVANGASTLIGDVFGDAGVHARSAVGVAVLPLDAPVEVELVVELTA, via the coding sequence GTGAGCGTCTCCGACCGGCTCGCCGAGCTCGGGCTGACGATCCCCTCGGTCGCTGCCCCCGTCGCCGCGTACGTGCCGGCGGTCGTCACCGGGCAGTACGTGTACACCGCGGGGCAGCTGCCGTTCGTCGACGGAGCACTCCCGGTCACCGGCAAGGTCGGCTCGGACGTCGACGCCGAGACCGCGACGGCGCAGGCCCGCCAGGCCGCGCTCAACGGGCTCGCCGCCGTGGCCTCGGTCGCCGGGTCGCTCGACCGGGTCGCCCGGGTCGTCAAGGTCACGGTCTTCGTGGCGTCGGACCCGTCCTTCACCGGGCAGCCCGGCGTCGCGAACGGCGCATCGACCCTGATCGGTGACGTGTTCGGCGATGCCGGTGTGCACGCGCGGAGTGCGGTGGGCGTCGCCGTGCTCCCGCTGGACGCGCCTGTCGAGGTCGAGCTGGTGGTGGAGCTGACCGCCTGA
- a CDS encoding DUF4177 domain-containing protein, with amino-acid sequence MTRWEYFTTPLMIHNTTAILNNYGDEGWELVQIVTGPEGGLVAYLKRPKAQA; translated from the coding sequence ATGACTCGCTGGGAGTACTTCACCACGCCCCTGATGATCCACAACACCACCGCCATCCTCAACAACTACGGGGACGAGGGCTGGGAGCTGGTCCAGATCGTCACCGGGCCCGAGGGTGGACTCGTCGCCTACCTGAAGCGTCCGAAGGCCCAGGCGTGA
- a CDS encoding transglycosylase domain-containing protein, whose translation MSAQKTSASRTKPVSAVGAFVGFVGFSVLAGLLVTIGVTPAIAVAGVTTTSTIGVFESLPEYIEIGDLPQRNEVLAYQGGQSVHLATVYDQNRQELSFDQISDQLKNAAIDGEDKRFYDHGGVDMTSLVRAGVGSLAGGLGESGGGSTLTMQLVRNIKMQQALELPTEEERNKAYNDAVEQTIPRKLEEMKLAIGLAKKYSHKEILTGYLNIAYFGDQTYGVQAAAQHYFNKNATDLTPQEAASILAIVQSPNTRNLSDPKYYDANVARRDVILKSMYAQKHLTKEQFDSAIASKPAGYVHLTAPNQGCKAAAGNGSQFFCDYAVKVVKQMSQLGGTEKERGVAWRNGGYTVQTTLNLDLNGQQKDLLNKYDPNTETRFQLGATMNSVEASTGRILTMAQNKDYDQSIQTPPTATSLNFSADREYGGSSGFQTGSTYKLFTLLDWLKDGHGLNETVNGTPHSINRWTECGAVNYTPYGPKNDSAGEAGNYTVARATALSVNAAFASMASKLDLCDIKQTAQDLGVHSADEKTELNSYPSSILGTNTIAPMTMASAYATIANNGTYCKPIAIDNITDATGKSLGGQPKECKQVLDPSVAATAAFALQGTIKYGTAVGAQTAGGTPMFAKTGTTDDADQIWLVGGSSKVATAYWQGNWDGGKTNLRHYYSGSGYGSYASNRADVWRQAMTPINTYFPGEAFPAPSQTAIRGNSIAVPNVAGQTADQARSAISAAGFTYVDGGTQPGGGTAGTVSSTSPGSGSLLSRGSSVTVYTTDGTQSTVPEAAGQSVGDARSTMNNAGFGNVAVADAFEKGDGKNQCTVASIDPAPGTATSKDTGVTLKLYGDKDGKAPKGCK comes from the coding sequence ATGTCTGCCCAGAAGACGTCTGCCTCGCGGACCAAACCCGTCTCTGCAGTCGGCGCCTTCGTCGGTTTCGTCGGTTTCAGTGTGCTGGCCGGCCTGCTGGTCACCATCGGTGTCACGCCGGCGATCGCGGTCGCCGGTGTCACGACGACCTCGACGATCGGCGTGTTCGAGTCGCTGCCCGAGTACATCGAGATCGGTGACCTCCCGCAGCGCAACGAGGTCCTGGCGTACCAGGGCGGGCAGTCCGTGCACCTCGCGACGGTCTACGACCAGAACCGTCAGGAACTGAGCTTCGACCAGATCAGCGACCAGCTCAAGAACGCGGCCATCGACGGCGAGGACAAGCGTTTCTACGACCACGGCGGTGTCGACATGACCTCGCTCGTGCGTGCCGGTGTCGGCTCGCTCGCGGGCGGCCTCGGCGAGTCCGGTGGTGGGTCCACGCTGACGATGCAGCTGGTCCGCAACATCAAGATGCAGCAGGCCCTCGAGCTCCCGACCGAAGAAGAGCGCAACAAGGCCTACAACGACGCGGTCGAGCAGACCATCCCCCGCAAGCTCGAGGAGATGAAGCTCGCGATCGGCCTGGCGAAGAAGTACTCGCACAAGGAGATCCTGACCGGGTACCTGAACATCGCCTACTTCGGCGACCAGACCTACGGGGTGCAGGCAGCCGCGCAGCACTACTTCAACAAGAACGCCACGGACCTGACGCCACAAGAGGCGGCATCGATCCTGGCGATCGTGCAGTCGCCCAACACGCGCAACCTGTCCGACCCGAAGTACTACGACGCCAACGTCGCCCGGCGCGACGTCATCCTCAAGTCGATGTACGCGCAGAAGCACCTGACCAAGGAGCAGTTCGACTCGGCGATCGCATCGAAGCCGGCGGGCTACGTGCACCTGACGGCACCGAACCAGGGCTGCAAGGCCGCGGCGGGCAACGGGTCGCAGTTCTTCTGCGACTACGCCGTCAAGGTCGTCAAGCAGATGTCGCAGCTCGGCGGCACCGAGAAGGAACGCGGCGTCGCGTGGCGCAACGGCGGGTATACCGTGCAGACCACGCTGAACCTCGACCTCAACGGTCAGCAGAAGGACCTGCTCAACAAGTACGACCCGAACACCGAGACGCGGTTCCAGCTCGGTGCGACGATGAACTCGGTCGAGGCATCGACGGGGCGCATCCTGACGATGGCGCAGAACAAGGACTACGACCAGTCCATCCAGACGCCGCCCACCGCGACCTCGCTGAACTTCAGTGCCGACCGCGAGTACGGCGGATCGAGCGGGTTCCAGACCGGATCGACGTACAAGCTCTTCACGCTGCTCGACTGGCTGAAGGACGGCCACGGACTCAACGAGACCGTGAACGGCACGCCGCACAGCATCAACCGCTGGACGGAGTGCGGAGCCGTCAACTACACCCCCTACGGACCGAAGAACGACTCGGCTGGCGAAGCCGGCAACTACACCGTCGCCCGCGCAACGGCGCTGTCGGTCAACGCGGCCTTCGCCTCGATGGCTTCCAAGCTCGACCTCTGCGACATCAAGCAGACCGCCCAGGACCTCGGCGTCCACTCCGCCGACGAGAAGACCGAGCTCAACTCGTACCCGTCGTCCATCCTCGGGACGAACACGATCGCCCCGATGACGATGGCGTCGGCGTACGCGACGATCGCCAACAACGGCACGTACTGCAAGCCGATCGCGATCGACAACATCACCGACGCCACCGGCAAGAGCCTCGGCGGCCAGCCGAAGGAGTGCAAGCAGGTGCTCGACCCGAGCGTCGCCGCCACCGCCGCCTTCGCACTGCAGGGCACCATCAAGTACGGCACCGCGGTCGGCGCGCAGACGGCCGGCGGCACGCCGATGTTCGCCAAGACGGGGACCACCGACGACGCCGACCAGATCTGGCTCGTCGGCGGCAGCTCCAAGGTCGCCACGGCGTACTGGCAGGGCAACTGGGACGGCGGCAAGACCAACCTCCGTCACTACTACAGCGGGTCCGGGTACGGCTCCTACGCCAGCAACCGCGCCGACGTCTGGCGCCAGGCGATGACCCCGATCAACACGTACTTCCCCGGCGAAGCGTTCCCCGCGCCGTCGCAGACCGCGATCCGTGGCAACAGCATCGCCGTGCCGAACGTCGCCGGGCAGACCGCCGACCAGGCCCGCTCGGCCATCTCGGCCGCCGGGTTCACGTACGTCGACGGCGGCACGCAGCCGGGCGGTGGCACGGCGGGCACGGTGTCCTCGACCTCTCCCGGGTCCGGGTCGCTGCTCTCGCGTGGCTCGTCGGTGACCGTCTACACGACCGACGGCACGCAGTCCACGGTCCCCGAGGCCGCAGGCCAGTCCGTCGGTGATGCCCGCTCCACGATGAACAACGCCGGGTTCGGCAACGTCGCGGTGGCCGACGCGTTCGAGAAGGGCGACGGCAAGAACCAGTGCACCGTCGCGAGCATCGACCCGGCTCCGGGCACGGCGACCTCGAAGGACACCGGCGTCACGCTCAAGCTCTACGGGGACAAGGACGGCAAGGCGCCGAAGGGCTGCAAGTGA
- a CDS encoding metallophosphoesterase, which produces MTRTGRAALGVLAAGAAAGTAAAAWGTLVERRRFGIRWETVPVLPPGSRDVVVLHLSDIHMAPWQADKQQWLRDLSLVEPDFIVNTGDNLGHATANAAVEYALEPFRGVPGAFVYGSNDFFGPSPRNPLRYFSGPSAMHAKATPVDLDVERQTAFFESLGWLDLNDHARAIEVRGSRFELFGTSDAHRDWDRLDLLPTNVDEMRGEVPWSEDEDGPTPVSIGVTHAPYRRVLDAFVTQGADIVFAGHTHGGQVAVPGVGALVTNCDLPREYASGLHRWQNKTHWSWLEVSAGLGTSIYAPVRFAVRPEAVVVTLTARTA; this is translated from the coding sequence GTGACCCGCACCGGTCGCGCCGCCCTCGGTGTCCTCGCCGCGGGCGCCGCTGCCGGCACCGCCGCGGCGGCGTGGGGAACGCTCGTCGAACGCCGCCGTTTCGGCATCCGGTGGGAGACGGTTCCGGTCCTGCCGCCGGGGTCACGTGACGTCGTCGTGCTGCACCTGTCCGACATCCACATGGCGCCGTGGCAGGCCGACAAGCAGCAGTGGCTCCGTGACCTGAGTCTGGTCGAGCCGGACTTCATCGTGAACACCGGCGACAATCTGGGGCACGCGACGGCCAACGCTGCGGTCGAGTACGCCCTCGAGCCGTTCCGGGGCGTCCCGGGGGCGTTCGTGTACGGCTCGAACGACTTCTTCGGACCGTCCCCGCGCAACCCGCTGCGCTACTTCAGCGGGCCGAGTGCCATGCACGCGAAGGCGACGCCCGTCGACCTCGACGTCGAACGACAAACGGCGTTCTTCGAGTCCCTCGGGTGGCTCGACCTCAATGACCACGCCCGCGCCATCGAGGTCCGGGGATCCCGGTTCGAACTGTTCGGCACCTCCGACGCGCACCGCGACTGGGACCGGCTCGACCTGCTCCCCACCAACGTCGACGAGATGCGTGGCGAGGTCCCCTGGTCCGAGGATGAGGACGGCCCCACCCCGGTGTCGATCGGCGTCACGCACGCGCCCTACCGACGTGTGCTCGACGCCTTCGTCACGCAGGGCGCCGACATCGTGTTCGCTGGCCACACCCACGGCGGCCAGGTGGCGGTCCCGGGTGTCGGCGCACTCGTGACCAACTGCGACCTCCCCCGCGAGTACGCCAGCGGCCTGCACCGGTGGCAGAACAAGACGCACTGGTCGTGGCTCGAGGTCTCGGCGGGGCTCGGCACCTCGATCTACGCACCGGTGCGGTTCGCCGTGCGCCCTGAGGCCGTCGTCGTGACGCTGACAGCGCGCACCGCCTGA
- a CDS encoding ATP-binding protein encodes MEIPEPLAPVLQRIAATSPELGDDPVMAASLYENVTSMLADAHRHYTDGLEASITGDQLLADEHLATGALHAERMQHPAGAMLAAEVLFDEYLPVFVDEVGATTPAELLRAARALHAGIWRRFPAGAVAYTEALRQRVTTANLDSRAHIARDLHDRVAHGILAGLQRIDLALLTDPPAPERTAQLEAAATQLRRALGDVQNLAVALHARVGDDLLDAALARHTADLFPDTERVTISSHGTPSVLVNWRAEEALTILLEALTNWWKHARDAAVRVVFTWSDDAVTVTVDDEGPGFDQDVLAQGRLGQSTMRERAALIGARLDVRSAPGAGTTVTLVVPQGAL; translated from the coding sequence ATGGAGATCCCCGAGCCCCTCGCCCCTGTCCTGCAGCGCATCGCCGCGACGTCGCCCGAGCTCGGGGACGACCCCGTGATGGCCGCGAGCTTGTACGAGAACGTCACGTCGATGCTCGCCGATGCACACCGGCACTACACCGACGGGCTCGAGGCCTCGATCACGGGCGACCAGCTGCTCGCGGACGAACACCTGGCGACGGGCGCCCTGCACGCCGAGCGCATGCAGCACCCCGCCGGTGCCATGCTCGCCGCCGAGGTGCTGTTCGACGAGTACCTGCCCGTGTTCGTCGACGAGGTCGGTGCCACCACCCCGGCCGAGCTGCTCCGCGCCGCCAGGGCGCTCCACGCGGGCATCTGGCGGCGCTTCCCCGCCGGGGCCGTCGCCTACACCGAGGCGCTGCGCCAGCGCGTCACGACCGCGAACCTGGACTCCCGCGCGCACATTGCCCGTGACCTGCACGACCGGGTCGCCCACGGCATCCTCGCCGGGCTGCAGCGCATCGACCTGGCCCTGCTCACCGATCCCCCGGCGCCGGAGCGGACGGCGCAGCTCGAGGCCGCGGCCACCCAGCTCCGGCGTGCCCTCGGCGACGTGCAGAACCTGGCGGTCGCCCTGCACGCCCGCGTCGGCGACGACCTGCTCGACGCGGCACTCGCGCGGCACACCGCCGACCTGTTCCCCGACACGGAGCGCGTGACGATCTCCTCACACGGCACGCCGAGCGTGCTCGTCAACTGGCGGGCAGAAGAGGCACTGACGATCCTGCTCGAGGCGCTCACGAACTGGTGGAAGCACGCGCGCGACGCTGCCGTCCGCGTCGTGTTCACCTGGAGCGACGACGCCGTCACCGTCACGGTGGACGACGAGGGCCCCGGCTTCGACCAGGACGTGCTCGCCCAGGGACGGCTCGGGCAGTCGACGATGCGCGAGCGCGCGGCCCTGATCGGCGCGCGGCTCGACGTCCGGAGCGCGCCGGGCGCCGGCACCACCGTCACGCTCGTGGTCCCGCAGGGCGCACTGTGA
- a CDS encoding response regulator transcription factor produces MTAGVTHVAIVDDHRLFREGLATLLAAVPTIRVVAHGERPSDVLDGPEVAAVDVLLLDVELDGPPARTTIATVRRNHPQIAVVVLTMHRDAVLRRALLDAGAVDFVTKDTPSRELVERIVRAGTHPGGPVTFPVDVVTDARAGSPLSDREVEVLRLIAAARSNAEIAADLGLAVGTVKRHVYNVFRKLDVASRVGAVATATRLGLLS; encoded by the coding sequence GTGACCGCCGGGGTGACCCACGTCGCGATCGTCGACGACCACCGCCTCTTCCGCGAGGGCCTGGCGACGCTGCTCGCCGCCGTGCCCACGATCCGTGTCGTCGCACACGGGGAACGACCGTCCGACGTGCTCGACGGGCCCGAGGTCGCCGCCGTCGACGTGCTGCTGCTCGACGTCGAGCTCGACGGGCCCCCGGCACGTACGACCATCGCGACCGTCCGGCGGAACCACCCGCAGATCGCCGTCGTGGTCCTGACCATGCACCGGGACGCCGTACTCCGACGGGCGCTGCTCGACGCCGGTGCGGTGGACTTCGTCACGAAGGACACCCCGAGCCGCGAACTCGTCGAGCGCATCGTCCGCGCCGGCACGCACCCCGGCGGCCCGGTCACCTTCCCCGTCGACGTGGTCACGGACGCGCGGGCGGGCTCACCGCTCAGCGACCGCGAGGTCGAGGTCCTCCGCCTCATCGCGGCGGCACGCTCGAACGCCGAGATCGCAGCCGACCTCGGCCTCGCGGTCGGGACGGTGAAGCGCCACGTCTACAACGTGTTCCGGAAGCTCGACGTCGCCAGCCGGGTGGGAGCCGTGGCGACGGCCACGCGACTCGGCCTGCTCAGCTGA